Proteins from a single region of Cryptococcus neoformans var. grubii H99 chromosome 5, complete sequence:
- a CDS encoding glutamine-fructose-6-phosphate transaminase (isomerizing) codes for MCGIFSYCSFLCERNRKYVCDVLCNGLARLEYRGYDSAGIGIDGDSKGSPMILFKEVGKVAALRKHIDEGIPCPLPDQAPAKEKVDMSKVFLSQTSMAHTRWATHGVPSPGNCHPHVSDVQTEFTLVHNGIITNYKELKLVLLKRGYTFHSDTDTEVVAVLCKYVWDSQPNKRLNFTELIKTVVKELEGSFAFVFKSTHFPDEIVAARRGSPLLIGVKTDRKLKVDFVDVELPTAEERVNDVDASGLLAVPAAVAEGPGPKLRRSQSRAFLSEDGMPQPIEFFVASDASAVIEHTKRVLYLEDDDIAHIAEGELHIHRLRRDDTVSSVRAIEHLEIELAAIMKGQYDHFMQKEIYEQPESVVNTMRGRVNFDTRSIMLGGLKAYLPVIRRGRRLIFVACGTSYHSCIAVRPVFEELTDIPVAVELASDFLDRRTPVFRDDVAIFVSQSGETADTILAMRYCLERGALCLGVVNAVGSTLSRETHSGVHINAGPEIGVASTKAYTSQYVALVMIAVQLSDDSITKTARRQQIIDGLHDIPAQIRKVLAMDKVLQQMAKDMLSKEKSLLIMGRGYQYATCLEGALKIKEVSYMHSEGILAGELKHGPLALVDEHLPVIFIMTRDSLYPKVQSALAQVTARKGRPIIICNEDDDTVNDNAKVIRVPQTVDCLQGLINVIPLQLLSYHLAVMNGVDVDFPRNLAKSVTTE; via the exons TGGAATTGATGGCGACAGCAAGGGTTCCCCTATGATTCTCTTCAAGGAAGTTGGTAAAGTTGCTGCCTTGAGGAAACACATTGACGAAGGCATCCCTTGTCCTTTGCCTGATCAAGCGCCCgcgaaggagaaggttgaCATGTCCAAAGTTTTCCTCAGCCAGACCTCGATGGCACATACCCGTTGGGCTACTCACGGTGTTCCCAGTCCTGGTAACTGTCACCCTCATGTCAGCGACGTGCAAACCGAGTTCACCTTGGTCCATAATGGTATCATTACCAACTATAAGGAGCTCAAGCTTGTCCTTCTCAAGCGCGGCTATACTTTCCATAGCGACACCGACACCGAAGTCGTTGCTGTGCTTTGTAAATATGTCTGGGATAGTCAGCCCAATAAGCGACTCAACTTCACTGAACTTATCAAGACTGTCGTGAAGGAGCTT GAAGGATCCTTCGCATTCGTGTTCAAATCTACCCATTTCCCCGATGAAATTGTCGCTGCACGACGCGGCTCTCCTCTTTTGATTGGTGTTAAGACAGACAGGAAGCTTAAGGTTGATTTTGTCGACGTTGAGTTGCCCACTGctgaggaaagag TGAATGATGTGGATGCCAGTGGCCTCCTTGCCGTACCGGCTGCTGTTGCCGAGGGCCCTGGTCCCAAACTTCGCCGATCCCAGTCTCGTGCATTCCTCTCTGAAGATGGTATGCCCCAGCCCATTGAGTTTTTCGTGGCGTCCGATGCTAGTGCTGTAATCGAGCACACTAAGCGTGTATTGtatcttgaagatgacgacaTTGCCCACATTGCTGAAGGCGAACTTCACATCCACCGCCTCCGTCGCGACGATACTGTTTCTTCCGTACGTGCCATCGAGCATCTAGAGATCGAACTTGCGGCGATTATGAAGGGTCAGTATGATCACTTCATGCAGAAGGAGATTTACGAACAACCCGAGTCGGTTGTGAACACTATGCGCGGACGAGTCAACTTCGACACTCGTTCCATCATGCTTGGCGGCCTCAAAGCATATCTGCCTGTCATCCGAAGAGGCAGGAGATTGATCTTTGTCGCTTGTGGTACTAGCTACCACTCTTGTATCGCTGTTCGACCGGTGTTTGAGGAGCTCACCGATATCCCCGTTGCTGTCGAACTGGCGTCTGATTTCCTTGATCGCAGGACTCCTGTATTCCGAGATGATGTCGCTATCTTTGTATCTCAATCAGGTGAAACAGCCGACACCATTCTCGCTATGCGATACTGTCTCGAACGTGGTGCTCTTTGTCTTGGTGTTGTAAATGCCGTGGGCTCCACTCTCTCCCGTGAAACGCACTCTGGTGTTCACATCAACGCTGGCCCCGAAATTGGTGTGGCTTCCACCAAAGCATACACCTCGCAGTATGTCGCACTTGTCATGATTGCTGTGCAATTGTCAGATGACTCCATCACCAAGACAGCAAGGAGACAGCAAATCATCGATGGATTACACGACATTCCTGCCCAGATTCGAAAGGTTTTGGCCATGGACAAAGTGCTGCAACAGATGGCTAAGGATATGTTGTCcaaagagaagagtttGCTGATCATGGGCCGTGGCTATCAAT ACGCTACCTGCTTGGAGGGTGCGCTCAAAATCAAAGAGGTCTCCTATATGCATTCTGAAGGC ATTTTGGCCGGTGAACTCAAGCATGGGCCTCTTGCATTGGTTGATGAGCACCTTCCTGTCATTTTCATCATGACCCGAGACTCTTTGTACCCCAAGGTTCAGTCTGCACTTGCCCAAGTTACCGCTCGAAAGGGTCGACCCA TCATCATCTGCAATGAGGACGATGACACTGTCAACGACAATGCCAAGGTCATCCGGGTTCCTCAGACTGTCGATTGTCTTCAAGGCTTGATCAATGTCATTCCTCTCCAGCTTTTGTCGTACC ACCTTGCCGTGATGAACGGCGTCGATGTCGATTTCCCCCGAAACCTCGCGAAGTCAGTGACTACTGAGTAA